A part of Solibacillus sp. FSL H8-0538 genomic DNA contains:
- a CDS encoding Y-family DNA polymerase gives MYENAPNRSVICIDMRCFYASCIGLLENLDVMKVPIAVVGNFSQKGSVVLAASPPMKERFHIKTGSRYYEIPKHPDIRLFEPKMEFFVKISMEITRLLNDFVPKEAIHVYSVDESFVDLTGTEKLWGPPEETAKYMQQRIYDQFQIPSAIGMGPNMLMAKLALDIEAKKTDFAKWTYADVPTKLWPISPLSDMWGIGRRTERTLNNMGIFSVKDLAHTDLKTLEKRFGIMGNQLYYHAWGIDYSKMGAPIMQGQISYGKGQMLMRDYRSRKEILTVILEMCEDVARRAREAQQIGRTISLGLGYSKDAFGGGFHHSRTIYEPTNDTMKIYKVCERLLDEFYAERPARQLSIALTNLESEHSMQLSLFDDQKWRKRKLGAAMDKIRTKYGSTSILRAVSYTEAGTALSRSALLGGHKK, from the coding sequence ATGTATGAAAATGCTCCGAATCGTTCCGTTATTTGTATTGATATGCGCTGCTTTTACGCCAGCTGCATAGGGCTTCTTGAAAATTTAGATGTGATGAAGGTGCCGATTGCTGTTGTGGGGAACTTTAGCCAAAAGGGAAGTGTTGTGCTCGCTGCGTCTCCACCGATGAAGGAGCGCTTTCACATTAAAACAGGCTCCCGCTATTATGAAATTCCGAAGCATCCAGACATTCGTTTATTTGAGCCGAAAATGGAGTTTTTCGTTAAAATTTCGATGGAGATTACGCGGCTCTTAAATGATTTTGTACCGAAAGAGGCGATTCATGTGTATAGCGTGGATGAAAGCTTTGTCGATTTAACCGGTACTGAAAAATTATGGGGACCACCTGAGGAAACGGCGAAGTATATGCAACAGCGCATTTACGATCAGTTTCAAATTCCGAGTGCAATCGGGATGGGACCGAATATGCTCATGGCAAAGCTTGCTCTTGATATTGAAGCGAAAAAAACAGACTTTGCGAAGTGGACGTATGCAGACGTACCAACAAAGCTCTGGCCTATATCACCACTAAGTGACATGTGGGGCATCGGCAGGAGAACGGAGCGCACACTAAATAATATGGGGATTTTCTCGGTAAAGGATCTCGCGCATACAGACTTAAAAACGCTCGAGAAACGCTTTGGCATTATGGGCAACCAACTGTATTACCATGCGTGGGGCATTGATTATTCAAAAATGGGCGCGCCCATTATGCAGGGGCAAATTAGCTACGGCAAAGGACAAATGCTAATGCGTGATTACCGCAGCCGAAAAGAAATTTTAACGGTTATTTTAGAGATGTGTGAGGATGTAGCAAGACGTGCGCGCGAGGCACAGCAAATCGGCCGCACAATTTCTCTTGGACTTGGCTACAGCAAAGATGCATTTGGCGGGGGCTTCCACCATTCACGGACGATTTACGAGCCGACGAACGATACGATGAAAATTTACAAAGTGTGTGAGCGACTACTCGATGAATTTTATGCTGAACGACCAGCACGTCAGCTATCGATTGCACTGACAAACTTAGAAAGTGAACATTCAATGCAGCTGAGCCTTTTTGATGATCAAAAATGGAGGAAGCGAAAACTTGGTGCGGCGATGGATAAAATTCGTACGAAATATGGCTCGACGTCAATTTTGCGTGCAGTGTCATATACAGAGGCGGGAACAGCGCTCTCTCGCTCCGCATTACTAGGAGGACATAAAAAATAG
- a CDS encoding methionine ABC transporter ATP-binding protein, translated as MIQLQNIVKQYPSKQGVFNAVDDVDLHVKKGEIHGVIGYSGAGKSTLIRCVNLLERPTSGNVRINGVDLMSASTEDLRKTRQKIGMIFQGFNLLKTATVYDNIAIPLNLLGYSKKEVAAKVAKYAEIVGLTDKLTNFPNQLSGGQKQRVAIARALAQEPEVLLSDEATSALDPETTDSILELLLKINRELGITILLITHEMNVIQKICDYVYVLEKGKLVEHNSAIELFKKPTHPTTRKFLNTISQRSLSKSLINQLNLTGAVVRLTFVGESTGKPLIADISNRFNVAPNILAANIIELKNGIVGNIVVHVGGKPQEIQQITSYLEQNGVQIERLGGDDNE; from the coding sequence ATGATACAACTCCAAAACATCGTGAAGCAGTACCCATCTAAGCAAGGTGTATTCAATGCCGTTGATGATGTAGATTTACATGTCAAAAAAGGCGAAATTCACGGCGTCATCGGCTATAGTGGTGCCGGAAAAAGTACACTGATTCGTTGTGTCAACTTACTTGAGCGCCCAACTAGTGGCAATGTTCGAATTAACGGTGTGGATTTAATGTCTGCATCAACAGAGGACCTTCGGAAAACACGTCAAAAAATCGGGATGATCTTCCAAGGTTTTAACCTACTTAAAACAGCAACAGTTTATGACAATATTGCAATTCCTCTAAACTTACTCGGCTATAGTAAAAAAGAGGTAGCAGCTAAAGTCGCAAAGTATGCTGAGATTGTTGGGTTAACGGATAAATTAACGAACTTCCCTAACCAATTATCTGGTGGACAAAAACAACGTGTCGCTATCGCCCGCGCCCTTGCACAGGAACCCGAAGTTTTACTAAGCGATGAAGCAACGAGCGCACTTGATCCAGAAACGACAGACTCCATTTTAGAGCTTCTGTTAAAAATCAATCGTGAACTTGGGATTACTATTTTACTGATTACCCATGAAATGAACGTAATCCAAAAAATTTGCGATTACGTGTATGTACTCGAAAAAGGGAAGCTTGTGGAGCATAACTCAGCAATCGAGCTATTTAAAAAGCCCACGCATCCAACAACGCGCAAATTCTTGAACACTATTTCACAACGTTCATTATCTAAATCATTAATCAACCAGCTGAACTTAACAGGTGCGGTAGTACGTTTAACATTTGTTGGTGAAAGCACAGGAAAACCACTGATTGCCGATATTAGTAACCGCTTTAATGTAGCGCCGAATATTTTAGCTGCAAACATTATTGAATTGAAAAACGGCATTGTCGGCAATATCGTTGTTCATGTAGGGGGAAAGCCGCAAGAAATCCAACAAATCACATCCTATCTTGAACAAAATGGCGTCCAAATTGAACGATTAGGAGGCGACGACAATGAGTAG
- a CDS encoding glycine C-acetyltransferase: MSKTLNAFIDDNLQALHDQGLYNEIDPVESANGPVIQVRGKSLINLSSNNYLGLATNEELKTIAKNAIDKYGVGAGAVRTINGTLDLHVKLEEKLAEFKGTEAAISYQSGFNCNMAAISAVMDKNDAILSDALNHASIIDGCRLSKAKIIPFHHSDMDDLRAKAKEATESGLYNKVMVITDGVFSMDGDIAKLPEIVEIAKEFDLITYVDDAHGSGVTGKGKGTVKHFGLEREIDFQIGTLSKAIGVVGGYVAGKKNLINWLKVRSRPFLFSTALPPGDVAAITRAVEMIMESTELHDKLWENGDYLKKGLAELGFNIGESETPITPCIIGDEKLTQEFSKRLFEEGVYAKSIVFPTVPKGTGRVRNMPTAAHTKGMLDDALVIYAKVGRELGVIQ, translated from the coding sequence ATGTCAAAAACATTAAATGCATTTATAGACGACAACCTTCAAGCGCTGCATGATCAAGGTTTATACAATGAAATTGATCCAGTTGAAAGCGCAAACGGACCAGTAATTCAAGTGCGCGGTAAAAGTTTAATTAACTTATCTTCAAATAACTATCTTGGTTTAGCAACAAACGAGGAATTAAAAACAATTGCTAAGAATGCGATTGATAAATATGGCGTTGGGGCAGGGGCTGTACGTACAATTAACGGCACACTTGACCTTCACGTAAAACTGGAAGAAAAGCTAGCAGAATTCAAAGGAACAGAAGCGGCAATTTCTTATCAATCAGGCTTCAACTGTAATATGGCCGCTATTTCTGCTGTTATGGATAAAAACGATGCAATTCTGTCTGATGCACTAAACCATGCATCAATTATCGATGGCTGTCGCTTATCGAAAGCGAAAATCATTCCGTTTCATCACTCAGATATGGACGACCTACGCGCGAAAGCAAAGGAAGCAACAGAATCTGGCCTTTACAATAAAGTAATGGTTATTACGGACGGCGTATTCTCAATGGACGGCGATATCGCCAAGCTACCAGAAATCGTAGAAATCGCAAAGGAATTTGATTTAATTACGTATGTGGATGATGCGCATGGTTCAGGCGTTACAGGTAAAGGGAAGGGTACAGTGAAGCATTTCGGGTTAGAGCGTGAAATTGACTTCCAAATCGGTACTTTATCGAAAGCAATCGGCGTTGTCGGCGGTTATGTGGCTGGCAAGAAAAACTTGATTAATTGGTTAAAAGTCCGCTCTCGTCCGTTCCTATTCTCAACAGCATTGCCACCGGGTGATGTAGCAGCAATTACACGTGCAGTTGAAATGATTATGGAATCAACAGAGTTGCATGACAAGCTTTGGGAAAACGGCGACTACCTGAAAAAAGGTTTAGCTGAGCTAGGGTTTAACATTGGTGAATCGGAAACACCGATCACACCATGTATTATTGGGGACGAAAAATTGACACAGGAATTTTCAAAACGTTTATTTGAAGAAGGCGTTTACGCAAAATCAATCGTCTTCCCAACAGTTCCTAAAGGCACAGGTCGTGTCCGCAACATGCCAACAGCAGCGCACACAAAAGGAATGCTAGACGACGCACTCGTAATCTATGCAAAAGTAGGCCGCGAATTAGGCGTTATTCAATAA
- a CDS encoding pyridoxal phosphate-dependent aminotransferase — MEFSKKLQQLPPQFFAALVGKVNAALAEGRDIINLGQGNPDQPTPGHIVEALQHAVMDPQTHKYSPFRGIPEIKQAAADFYKREYSVDIDPNTEIAILGGTKIGLVELPMAILNPGDYMLLPDPGYPDYLSGVALADVKFDTMPLEEANAFLPDYKVLSPEVRERAKLMYINYPNNPTGGTADLAFFEDTVAFAKENNIAVAHDFAYGAIGFDGVRPPSFLQAAGAKDVGIELYTLSKSYNMAGWRIGFAVGNAKIIEAINIIQDHLFCNQFPAVQHAAAVALNAEQDCVEALRTTYESRRNILVEEAHRIGWNITAPKGSFFAWLPVAEGYTSQEFANLLLEKADVAVAAGNGFGEYGEGYVRVGLLVNEDRMREAVRRVEKLNLFKQVIVK; from the coding sequence ATGGAATTTTCGAAAAAACTACAGCAACTCCCTCCGCAATTTTTTGCTGCACTCGTTGGAAAAGTAAATGCAGCGCTTGCGGAAGGACGCGATATTATTAATCTAGGGCAAGGCAATCCTGATCAACCAACACCAGGTCATATTGTTGAAGCCCTGCAGCATGCAGTGATGGATCCGCAAACGCATAAATATTCTCCGTTCCGCGGTATCCCAGAAATTAAACAGGCAGCCGCTGATTTTTACAAACGTGAATACAGCGTGGATATTGATCCGAACACAGAAATAGCGATTTTAGGCGGAACAAAAATTGGTTTAGTAGAGCTACCAATGGCAATTTTAAATCCTGGCGATTATATGCTGTTGCCAGACCCAGGTTATCCGGATTATTTATCAGGAGTTGCACTTGCAGACGTGAAATTTGATACGATGCCGCTTGAAGAGGCGAATGCATTTTTACCAGATTACAAGGTACTTTCTCCAGAAGTACGCGAGCGAGCAAAATTGATGTACATAAACTATCCGAACAATCCAACTGGGGGCACAGCAGATTTAGCTTTTTTTGAAGACACAGTAGCGTTTGCGAAGGAAAATAATATTGCCGTTGCGCATGACTTTGCGTACGGTGCAATCGGCTTTGACGGCGTTCGTCCTCCGAGCTTCTTACAAGCGGCCGGTGCAAAAGATGTCGGCATCGAGCTGTATACATTATCAAAATCATATAATATGGCAGGCTGGCGCATTGGTTTTGCTGTCGGCAATGCCAAAATAATTGAAGCAATCAATATCATTCAAGATCATCTATTTTGTAACCAGTTCCCCGCTGTGCAACATGCTGCAGCAGTGGCATTAAATGCGGAACAGGACTGTGTTGAAGCTTTACGGACAACATACGAAAGCCGCCGCAATATACTCGTTGAAGAAGCGCACCGCATCGGCTGGAACATTACGGCACCAAAAGGCTCGTTCTTTGCATGGTTGCCTGTTGCAGAAGGCTACACAAGCCAGGAATTTGCAAATTTACTATTAGAAAAGGCAGACGTAGCCGTTGCTGCTGGTAATGGCTTTGGTGAATACGGTGAAGGCTATGTGCGCGTTGGTCTACTTGTAAATGAGGATCGTATGCGTGAAGCTGTACGCCGCGTAGAAAAATTAAATTTATTCAAGCAAGTCATCGTCAAATAG
- a CDS encoding methionine ABC transporter permease yields MSSLQAFFDQWGHVILKSLGETLQMASISLVLAVLIGIPLGILIVLTRPGQLFENKWLYQILNLVINIIRSIPFIILLFFILPFTKFIVGTTIGVKGVIVPLVVYTAPYIARLLESALLEVSPGVVEAYTAMGIKRRHIVMNVLLREARSSIVLGLTIATVGLVGATAMAGLVGAGGLGDLAYRFGHIRYQVDVMYAAVFILIILVQIIQSVGNRVASNLKRD; encoded by the coding sequence ATGAGTAGTTTACAAGCATTTTTTGATCAATGGGGACATGTTATTTTGAAATCACTTGGCGAAACGCTTCAAATGGCGTCTATTTCCCTTGTGCTAGCTGTATTAATTGGAATTCCACTCGGGATTTTAATCGTTCTAACACGACCTGGGCAATTATTCGAAAATAAATGGCTCTACCAAATTTTAAACTTAGTTATTAATATTATCCGTTCGATTCCGTTCATTATTCTACTATTCTTTATCCTTCCATTTACAAAGTTCATTGTTGGGACGACGATTGGGGTTAAAGGGGTAATCGTTCCACTTGTTGTATACACAGCGCCGTATATCGCACGATTATTGGAATCGGCACTGCTTGAGGTGTCACCTGGTGTCGTTGAAGCATATACAGCAATGGGCATTAAACGCCGTCATATCGTGATGAATGTTCTACTTCGCGAAGCACGTTCATCCATCGTTCTAGGCTTAACGATCGCAACAGTTGGCTTAGTCGGTGCAACAGCGATGGCTGGGCTTGTGGGTGCAGGTGGCCTTGGTGACTTGGCCTACCGCTTCGGTCATATTCGTTATCAAGTCGACGTGATGTATGCCGCCGTATTTATTTTAATTATTTTAGTACAAATCATTCAGTCTGTTGGGAACCGCGTGGCAAGCAACCTAAAACGTGATTAA
- a CDS encoding YczE/YyaS/YitT family protein: MRKSFLWQWAFFLVGLMVMALGITLTIKGKAIGTSPWDVLHIGLYKQVGLTIGSWSILTGLFIIVTTSIFLKQWPRLATWLNMLLIGSFIDFFNWLLPNTTVIAFELAYFIAGFFVMSMGCALYISANLGAGPRDTVMMIIAEKFGGSVRLGRTVMEVFAALSGWLLGGPVGVGTVILALGTGYVIQWALPKFQEALQKRMIESNESTQQA; this comes from the coding sequence ATGAGAAAATCATTTTTATGGCAATGGGCATTTTTCCTCGTTGGATTAATGGTAATGGCACTGGGGATTACGTTAACGATTAAAGGAAAAGCAATCGGCACAAGCCCATGGGATGTTTTACATATTGGTTTATATAAACAGGTAGGCTTAACAATTGGCTCGTGGTCTATTTTAACCGGTTTATTTATCATCGTTACAACCTCTATATTTTTAAAACAGTGGCCGCGCCTTGCTACGTGGTTAAATATGTTATTAATTGGGTCGTTCATTGATTTCTTTAACTGGCTATTACCGAATACGACTGTTATTGCATTTGAGCTGGCGTATTTTATCGCAGGATTTTTTGTCATGAGTATGGGCTGTGCGCTTTATATTTCCGCGAACTTAGGAGCGGGGCCACGTGATACGGTTATGATGATAATTGCTGAAAAATTCGGGGGTTCCGTTAGGTTGGGGCGTACAGTTATGGAAGTGTTTGCGGCATTGTCCGGCTGGCTACTCGGCGGTCCAGTTGGTGTTGGTACAGTCATTTTAGCGCTTGGTACGGGATATGTCATTCAGTGGGCGCTCCCGAAATTCCAGGAAGCATTACAAAAAAGAATGATAGAGTCAAACGAAAGCACGCAACAGGCATAA
- a CDS encoding L-threonine 3-dehydrogenase, which produces MKKIIVTGALGQIGSELVGKLRETYGTDNVLATDIRKIGNSAGPFEVLDVTDGQHMHDLAKDFGADTMIHMAALLSATAEKNPVFAWNLNMGGLMNALEVSRELDMQFFTPSSIGAFGPSTPKDNTPQDTLQRPSTMYGVNKVAGELLCDYYHTRFGLDTRGVRFPGLISYVTPPGGGTTDYAVDIYYKAIEEGRYTSYIAEGTYMDMMYMPDALQAIVDLMEADGSKLQHRNAFNISAMSFEPSQIAAEIQKHIPGFRMSYDVDLVRQAIADSWPNAIDSSAAVAEWGFKAQYDLASMTTDMLEKLKKQLKKKAIS; this is translated from the coding sequence ATGAAAAAAATAATCGTAACGGGTGCGTTAGGTCAAATTGGTTCAGAATTAGTAGGAAAGCTTCGTGAAACATACGGAACGGATAATGTTTTAGCAACAGATATTCGTAAAATTGGAAACAGTGCAGGACCATTTGAAGTATTAGACGTAACAGATGGCCAGCATATGCATGACTTGGCGAAAGATTTTGGCGCAGATACAATGATTCATATGGCAGCTTTACTTTCAGCGACAGCGGAAAAAAATCCGGTGTTTGCTTGGAATTTAAATATGGGCGGGCTAATGAATGCGCTTGAAGTTTCGCGCGAGCTTGATATGCAATTTTTTACACCGAGCTCAATCGGTGCATTTGGGCCTTCAACGCCAAAAGACAATACACCACAAGATACGCTACAACGTCCGTCAACAATGTACGGCGTCAATAAAGTAGCGGGTGAATTATTATGTGATTATTACCATACGCGTTTCGGTTTAGATACACGCGGTGTGCGTTTTCCAGGATTAATCTCATACGTAACGCCTCCAGGTGGCGGTACGACAGATTACGCGGTGGATATTTATTACAAAGCAATTGAAGAAGGCCGCTACACTTCATATATTGCAGAAGGCACGTATATGGACATGATGTATATGCCAGATGCACTGCAAGCGATTGTCGATTTAATGGAAGCAGATGGTTCTAAATTACAGCACCGCAATGCATTCAATATTTCAGCGATGAGCTTCGAGCCGTCACAGATCGCAGCCGAAATTCAAAAGCACATCCCAGGCTTCCGAATGAGCTATGATGTAGATTTAGTGCGCCAAGCAATTGCTGATAGCTGGCCAAATGCAATCGACTCATCAGCCGCTGTTGCAGAATGGGGCTTTAAAGCACAATATGATTTAGCAAGCATGACAACTGATATGCTTGAAAAACTAAAAAAGCAACTTAAGAAAAAAGCGATTTCTTAA
- a CDS encoding YolD-like family protein translates to MNRDRGTIKWNAMMLPEHVKLLREWQSEDKLVEKPELDEWALQELSEQLTHAYENALQVEMKIWETTAIYKVRGKIDKIQSEKQQLRLEDGRTFSFHRICGAALAD, encoded by the coding sequence ATGAACCGAGATCGAGGAACAATCAAATGGAATGCAATGATGCTGCCAGAGCATGTGAAGCTACTTCGTGAATGGCAGAGTGAGGATAAGCTCGTTGAAAAACCAGAACTCGATGAATGGGCGCTGCAGGAACTGAGCGAGCAATTAACACATGCATATGAAAATGCGCTCCAAGTTGAAATGAAAATATGGGAGACGACAGCGATTTATAAGGTGCGCGGCAAAATTGATAAAATCCAGTCAGAAAAGCAACAACTACGACTAGAGGACGGGCGCACATTCAGTTTTCATCGAATTTGCGGTGCCGCATTGGCTGACTAA
- a CDS encoding alpha-hydroxy acid oxidase: protein MSKGDLLLKNIGTAQAFPIGFEELEQAVKDKIDIGPYSYVRSGAGGEQSLRNNRDAFHKYSIVPRFLNDVSILDTSIELFGKTHPTPLLFAPVGMNKIAHEDGELAVVRAAMDLQIPYVQSTVSSYSMEQIAETAPHHTKWFQLYWSTNEDISFSMVERAEQAGFEAIVLTIDTVMLGWREHDVRNQFSPLKKGFSRGNYETDPVFMSTLRDDSSEAFIEGLLANIYHPTLSWDNVRELKERTKLPVLLKGILHPEDAKLAIEAGVDGIFVSNHGGRQLDGVVGSLDALPAVVKAVDRRIPVILDGGVYRGIDVLKALALGATAVAIGRPFVYGLAYAGEAGVRQVMQNLYDEFKVSMGLAGVSRVANVCNLTIVKN, encoded by the coding sequence ATGAGTAAAGGTGATTTATTATTAAAAAATATCGGAACGGCACAAGCTTTTCCGATTGGTTTTGAAGAATTAGAGCAAGCGGTTAAAGACAAAATTGATATTGGCCCTTATAGCTATGTACGTTCAGGTGCGGGCGGCGAGCAGTCACTACGTAATAATCGTGATGCTTTTCACAAATATTCCATTGTACCGCGTTTTTTAAATGATGTATCAATACTGGATACATCCATTGAATTATTCGGAAAAACACATCCAACTCCCCTACTATTTGCTCCCGTCGGCATGAATAAAATTGCGCACGAAGACGGTGAGCTAGCGGTTGTGCGTGCAGCAATGGATTTACAAATTCCGTATGTACAAAGCACCGTTTCAAGTTATTCGATGGAACAAATTGCAGAAACTGCACCACATCATACGAAATGGTTCCAATTATACTGGTCAACAAATGAAGATATTTCATTTAGTATGGTAGAGCGCGCAGAACAAGCTGGTTTTGAAGCCATTGTATTAACAATTGATACCGTAATGCTTGGCTGGAGAGAGCACGATGTTCGCAACCAATTTTCACCCTTGAAAAAAGGCTTCTCGCGTGGTAACTATGAAACCGATCCTGTGTTCATGTCAACGCTACGTGATGATTCATCCGAGGCATTTATTGAAGGTTTGCTGGCAAATATTTATCATCCCACTTTAAGCTGGGACAATGTGCGTGAATTGAAGGAACGTACGAAATTACCTGTATTATTAAAAGGAATTTTACATCCTGAAGATGCAAAGTTAGCAATTGAAGCAGGCGTAGATGGAATTTTTGTTTCCAATCATGGGGGGCGCCAATTAGACGGCGTGGTTGGTAGCTTGGATGCGCTTCCTGCAGTTGTGAAAGCTGTTGACCGACGCATTCCGGTTATTTTGGACGGCGGCGTGTACCGCGGTATCGATGTACTAAAAGCATTAGCTTTAGGCGCAACAGCTGTCGCAATTGGTCGGCCATTCGTGTATGGACTAGCCTACGCAGGTGAAGCAGGCGTACGCCAAGTCATGCAAAATCTATACGATGAATTTAAAGTATCCATGGGGCTTGCAGGTGTAAGCCGTGTAGCGAATGTGTGCAACTTAACGATTGTGAAAAACTAA
- a CDS encoding carbon-nitrogen family hydrolase, translated as MKIGCIQLNVGFGKVEENYARAEKFIREAAAGGAEIIVLPEMWNTGYALEKLGELADVNGERTQKFLSELARELHVHIVGGSVSVKRGDKFYNTMYTFNRTGELVGEYSKAHLFRLMDEHLYLEAGDAMNRFQLDDIEAAGVICYDIRFPEWLRSHALDGAKVLFIPAQWPTPRIDHWKTLLQARAIENQCFVIAVNRIASKVENFNGQSMIIEPWGEVLWTGADDEELAIIDVDFSIVDEVRSRIPVYDDRRPGLYEEVVKQSVRK; from the coding sequence ATGAAAATCGGATGTATCCAATTAAATGTAGGTTTTGGAAAAGTAGAAGAAAATTATGCGCGCGCAGAGAAATTTATTCGCGAGGCGGCGGCAGGTGGAGCAGAAATCATCGTACTACCTGAAATGTGGAATACCGGCTATGCACTTGAAAAATTAGGGGAGCTTGCAGATGTGAACGGTGAGCGCACGCAAAAATTTTTAAGTGAACTGGCACGCGAATTACACGTACATATTGTTGGCGGTTCTGTTTCAGTGAAGCGCGGCGATAAATTTTACAATACGATGTACACGTTTAATCGCACAGGCGAGCTAGTCGGCGAATATAGCAAGGCGCATTTGTTCCGCTTAATGGACGAGCATTTGTATTTGGAGGCGGGGGATGCAATGAACCGCTTCCAGCTTGACGATATTGAAGCAGCGGGTGTGATTTGCTACGACATTCGTTTCCCGGAATGGCTACGCTCGCATGCACTGGATGGCGCGAAGGTATTATTTATTCCCGCACAGTGGCCAACACCCCGTATTGATCACTGGAAAACGCTATTACAAGCGCGTGCCATTGAAAATCAGTGCTTCGTTATTGCGGTAAATCGCATTGCGAGTAAGGTAGAAAACTTTAACGGGCAGTCGATGATTATTGAGCCGTGGGGCGAGGTCTTATGGACAGGCGCTGATGATGAGGAGTTAGCCATTATCGACGTTGATTTTTCAATTGTTGATGAAGTGCGCAGCCGCATCCCAGTATATGATGACCGTCGCCCGGGATTATATGAAGAAGTAGTAAAACAATCAGTTCGTAAATAA
- a CDS encoding MetQ/NlpA family ABC transporter substrate-binding protein has protein sequence MKFKKIGFLFATSALALALAACGGEETAEDTLNDGKLVIGVTAGLHEEITEIAADIAAENGLEVDIRVFSDYVLPNTALVEGDLDINNFQTQPFLDTFNTDRGEELVSVGNTILNPMGIYSSKYASMEEVPDGATFALPNDATNGGRALVVLADAGYITLKEGVSINASIFDVVDNPHNYEFIELEAAQLPTQLAEVDFAAINTNFALEAGLNPKNDSIILESSDSPYVNKLVVRPGEEDSEDLKKFIEAYQTDEVRNYIIETYEGAVIPGF, from the coding sequence ATGAAATTTAAAAAAATCGGCTTTTTATTTGCAACATCAGCCTTAGCACTTGCTCTTGCAGCTTGTGGCGGAGAAGAAACTGCAGAAGACACATTAAATGACGGTAAATTAGTAATCGGCGTAACTGCTGGCTTACACGAAGAAATTACAGAAATTGCAGCAGACATCGCAGCGGAAAACGGCTTAGAAGTAGACATCCGTGTATTCTCTGATTATGTATTACCGAACACAGCGCTAGTAGAAGGCGATCTTGATATTAACAACTTCCAAACGCAGCCATTCTTAGATACATTCAACACGGACCGCGGCGAAGAACTTGTATCAGTAGGAAATACAATTTTAAATCCAATGGGCATATACTCGTCTAAATACGCGTCAATGGAAGAAGTTCCTGACGGTGCAACATTTGCTTTACCTAATGATGCGACAAACGGTGGACGTGCATTAGTTGTATTAGCAGATGCTGGTTATATCACATTAAAAGAAGGTGTGAGCATTAACGCATCCATCTTTGATGTAGTAGATAACCCACATAATTATGAATTTATCGAACTAGAAGCCGCTCAATTACCAACTCAATTAGCTGAAGTAGATTTTGCAGCAATCAACACAAACTTCGCACTTGAAGCAGGTTTAAATCCGAAAAACGATTCGATCATTCTTGAATCATCTGACTCTCCGTACGTAAACAAATTAGTTGTACGTCCAGGTGAAGAAGATAGCGAAGATTTAAAGAAATTCATCGAAGCTTACCAAACTGACGAAGTACGTAATTATATTATAGAAACATATGAAGGCGCAGTTATTCCAGGATTTTAA